In Thermomonas carbonis, a single genomic region encodes these proteins:
- a CDS encoding hemolysin family protein, with product MVELLVVLFLILLNAFFALSEMSVVTSRKARLKQRAEDSAGARKALELAEHPERFLSTVQVGITTIGILTGMFGGDAIGAAIGIWLSEHVPSVGKYAGTIGTVLAVGLITYLSIVLGELLPKRLALLAPERLAGIVALPMHTLSRIASPAVWLLSATVRGLLRLLRVDRTDSSQVTEEEIHMLVSEGHEQGVIDLDERNMLNRVMRLGDRTAESLMTPRTRIAWLDAAAPLGENLATMQEHEFSRYPVYRGNDSDVAGVLEVKTLLDELGKEVPALFEDLREPVFVSESTHAMKLLEIMREEQQSMALVVDEYGDIQGIVTITDIMDAVLGRLQAGEGDGDEALVVEREDGSLLVDGGLHIDELRELTGERLADADEHGYNTTAGLTIAHFGRIPHVGEYFQLGQWRVEVVDLDGQRIDKLLLQRMPDTLVDALDT from the coding sequence ATGGTTGAGTTGCTGGTCGTCCTTTTCCTGATCCTGCTGAACGCCTTCTTCGCGCTGTCGGAGATGTCGGTCGTGACCTCGCGCAAGGCGCGGTTGAAGCAGCGCGCGGAGGACAGCGCCGGCGCGCGCAAGGCGCTGGAGCTGGCCGAACACCCCGAGCGCTTCCTGTCGACCGTGCAGGTCGGCATCACCACCATCGGCATCCTCACCGGCATGTTCGGCGGCGATGCGATCGGCGCGGCGATCGGCATCTGGCTCAGCGAACACGTGCCCTCGGTCGGCAAGTACGCCGGCACCATCGGTACCGTGCTGGCGGTCGGCCTGATCACCTACCTGAGCATCGTGCTGGGCGAGTTGCTGCCGAAGCGGCTGGCCCTGCTGGCACCGGAGCGGCTGGCCGGGATCGTCGCCCTGCCGATGCATACGTTGTCGCGAATCGCCAGTCCGGCGGTGTGGCTGCTCAGCGCTACCGTGCGCGGCCTGCTCAGGCTGCTGCGGGTCGATCGCACCGACAGCTCGCAGGTGACCGAAGAAGAGATCCACATGCTGGTGAGCGAAGGCCACGAGCAAGGCGTGATCGACCTCGACGAACGCAACATGCTCAACCGGGTCATGCGTCTGGGCGACCGCACCGCCGAAAGCCTGATGACGCCGCGCACCCGCATCGCCTGGCTGGATGCCGCCGCGCCGCTGGGCGAGAACCTGGCGACGATGCAGGAACACGAATTCTCGCGCTACCCGGTCTATCGCGGCAACGACAGCGACGTGGCCGGCGTGCTCGAGGTCAAGACCTTGCTCGACGAGTTGGGCAAGGAAGTGCCGGCGTTGTTCGAGGACCTGCGCGAACCGGTTTTCGTGTCGGAATCCACGCATGCGATGAAGCTGCTGGAAATCATGCGCGAGGAACAGCAGTCGATGGCACTGGTGGTCGACGAATACGGCGACATCCAGGGCATCGTCACCATCACCGACATCATGGACGCGGTGCTGGGCCGCCTGCAGGCCGGCGAAGGCGACGGCGACGAGGCGCTGGTGGTCGAGCGCGAGGACGGCTCGCTGCTGGTCGATGGCGGACTGCACATCGACGAACTGCGCGAACTGACCGGTGAACGCCTGGCCGATGCCGACGAACACGGCTACAACACCACCGCCGGTCTGACCATTGCCCATTTCGGGCGGATCCCGCACGTTGGCGAATATTTCCAGTTGGGCCAATGGCGGGTCGAAGTAGTCGATCTGGACGGCCAGCGAATCGACAAGCTGCTGTTGCAGCGCATGCCCGACACCCTGGTCGATGCCCTCGACACCTGA
- a CDS encoding exopolysaccharide biosynthesis protein, protein MPSTPDPTTGTGPREAGTRAILDALLDGDPAQSLDFDTLLDGLGRRAFGMLLFVAALPAFIPIPIGGALSGPLIMLVAAQLLVAMQHPWLPGFIARRGPKRQSLARFERLVDPWLARLERIVRPRFTAVLDHPLATAFTGLLLLLLGLLLALPIPLTNYVFGGLILLYALALLERDGALMLAAWGLGMVALVTTGALSGGLITALQAWIETTF, encoded by the coding sequence ATGCCCTCGACACCTGACCCCACCACCGGCACGGGTCCGCGCGAGGCCGGCACGCGGGCGATCCTGGACGCCCTGCTCGACGGCGACCCCGCGCAATCCCTCGACTTCGACACCCTGCTGGACGGACTGGGGCGGCGCGCGTTCGGCATGCTGCTGTTCGTGGCCGCCCTGCCCGCGTTCATCCCGATCCCGATCGGCGGCGCGCTCAGCGGCCCGCTGATCATGCTGGTCGCCGCGCAGTTGCTGGTCGCCATGCAACATCCGTGGCTGCCCGGCTTCATCGCCCGGCGCGGGCCGAAGCGGCAGTCGCTGGCGCGCTTCGAGCGCTTGGTCGATCCGTGGCTGGCGCGCCTGGAACGGATCGTCCGACCGCGCTTCACCGCGGTGCTGGATCATCCGCTGGCCACTGCCTTCACCGGCCTGCTGCTGCTGCTGTTGGGCCTGTTGCTGGCGCTGCCGATCCCGCTGACCAATTACGTGTTCGGCGGGCTGATCCTGCTGTACGCGCTCGCCCTGCTGGAACGCGACGGCGCGCTGATGCTGGCCGCATGGGGCCTCGGGATGGTGGCGCTGGTGACCACCGGCGCGCTGTCGGGTGGGCTGATCACGGCCTTGCAGGCCTGGATCGAAACGACGTTCTGA
- a CDS encoding phosphate/phosphite/phosphonate ABC transporter substrate-binding protein: MCRLLPRLAGLLCTLLVLAPVAQAQTHAAAATPASGESDATVLVLGRVSDDPKAHYDQLKPLLDYVVPRMASVGIRSGRILMAKDLQQMASYLRRGRVDWVNETAGNAALLERRGVAESFLVTEREGATRYHSVFFVRRDSPVRSLKELAGRSVAFQNPYSTSAYYLPAAQLLDQGMTLELLLSPMDKPAPDTVSYLFARTELNITTWVHKRLVDAGVFSNLDWSNPRRMPPSFVQDFRIIGRSADVPRALMLSRHGMDPKVQARLREVLMEASTDPDAGEVLRRFIDTSRFVPITDEDRRALDRLGVGVQRVRTEVE; the protein is encoded by the coding sequence ATGTGCCGCTTGCTGCCACGCTTGGCCGGCCTGCTCTGCACGTTGCTGGTTCTCGCACCGGTTGCCCAGGCGCAGACGCATGCCGCAGCAGCCACCCCGGCGAGCGGCGAGAGCGATGCCACCGTGCTGGTACTCGGCCGGGTCAGCGACGACCCGAAGGCGCATTACGACCAGCTCAAGCCGCTGCTCGACTATGTGGTACCGCGGATGGCCTCGGTCGGCATCCGCAGCGGGCGCATCCTGATGGCCAAGGACCTGCAGCAGATGGCCAGTTACCTGCGCCGTGGCCGGGTCGACTGGGTCAACGAGACCGCCGGAAACGCCGCCCTGCTGGAACGCCGTGGGGTGGCGGAATCCTTCCTTGTCACCGAGCGCGAAGGCGCGACCCGCTACCACAGCGTGTTCTTCGTCCGCCGCGACAGTCCGGTGCGCTCGCTGAAGGAACTGGCCGGGCGCAGCGTGGCCTTCCAGAATCCGTATTCGACCAGCGCGTATTACCTCCCGGCAGCGCAGTTGCTCGACCAGGGCATGACCCTGGAACTGCTGTTGTCGCCGATGGACAAGCCGGCACCGGACACGGTCAGTTACCTGTTCGCGCGGACCGAGCTCAATATCACCACCTGGGTGCACAAGCGTCTGGTCGATGCCGGCGTGTTCAGCAACCTGGACTGGTCGAATCCGCGGCGGATGCCGCCGTCGTTCGTGCAGGATTTCCGCATCATCGGCCGTAGCGCCGACGTCCCGCGAGCGCTGATGCTCAGTCGCCACGGGATGGATCCGAAGGTTCAGGCGCGGCTGCGCGAGGTGCTGATGGAGGCCTCGACCGACCCCGATGCCGGCGAGGTGCTGCGTCGTTTCATCGACACCTCGCGCTTCGTGCCGATCACCGATGAGGACCGGCGCGCCCTCGACCGGCTTGGTGTCGGCGTGCAGCGCGTGCGCACGGAGGTCGAGTGA
- a CDS encoding RNA methyltransferase produces the protein MSDPSNSATGDDVTAAHPAAAQLRIVLVGTQHPGNIGSAARAMKTMGLSKLVLVAPEKAPDRDTHAMAAGADDLIEAAPVFATLAEAVADCRWVLGCTARSRRIQLEQLHPRDAAGRAVLAAAGGPVALVFGRERTGLDNEELQLCHAAVHIPSDPAFSSLNLAAAVQVLSYELRCALLGDAGSGETPAGRTLPPGENVASHAELEGLFGQLAEALDQIDFHKGRAPASAMRKLRRLYLRANLDSAEVRLLRGVLADTQRMARLAGQGFSDGKIE, from the coding sequence ATGAGTGATCCATCCAATTCCGCCACGGGCGATGACGTAACGGCCGCACACCCTGCTGCTGCCCAGTTGCGCATCGTGCTGGTCGGCACCCAGCATCCGGGCAACATCGGTTCCGCGGCGCGGGCGATGAAGACCATGGGCCTGTCGAAGCTGGTGCTGGTGGCCCCGGAGAAAGCCCCGGATCGCGACACCCACGCGATGGCGGCCGGTGCAGACGACCTCATCGAAGCCGCCCCGGTCTTCGCCACCTTGGCCGAGGCGGTGGCCGATTGCCGCTGGGTGCTCGGTTGCACCGCGCGCAGCCGGCGGATCCAACTGGAACAACTGCATCCGCGCGATGCGGCCGGCCGCGCTGTGCTGGCCGCCGCGGGCGGGCCGGTGGCGCTGGTGTTCGGCCGCGAACGTACCGGCCTGGACAACGAGGAACTGCAGCTCTGCCACGCGGCGGTGCACATTCCCTCGGACCCGGCGTTCAGTTCGCTCAACCTGGCCGCCGCGGTGCAGGTGCTGAGCTATGAGCTGCGTTGCGCGCTGCTTGGCGATGCCGGCAGCGGCGAAACGCCCGCTGGACGCACGCTGCCGCCGGGCGAAAACGTGGCCAGCCACGCCGAACTGGAAGGCCTGTTCGGCCAGCTGGCGGAGGCGCTGGACCAGATCGACTTCCACAAGGGACGTGCGCCGGCGTCGGCGATGCGCAAGCTGCGCCGGCTGTACCTGCGGGCCAACCTCGACAGCGCGGAGGTGCGCCTGTTGCGCGGCGTGCTCGCCGACACCCAGCGGATGGCAAGGCTGGCCGGTCAGGGTTTCAGTGACGGCAAAATCGAGTAG
- a CDS encoding inositol monophosphatase family protein — protein MQKPVVNVMVKAARSAGGVLLRSMHKLDAINVVEKDRMDYASDVDEQAEKAVIKELRKAYPDAAFLGEEGGAQGTGNAVFVIDPLDGTSNFLHGFPHWCVSIALVENGEPQHGVIFDPLRNELFTASRGSGAVLNDKRIRVSERKDVAGALLITGFPPRERERAPAHLECVRELLRSAEDIRRTGSAALDLAYVACGRSDGYFEAGVKPWDIAAGVLLVREAGGRVCDFRGAATGPMDGRGVHGRHLVAGNQKLSAELQKAIVQSGYAAVFN, from the coding sequence ATGCAGAAACCCGTGGTCAATGTCATGGTCAAGGCGGCCCGCTCGGCCGGCGGGGTACTCCTGCGCAGCATGCACAAGCTCGATGCCATCAACGTGGTCGAGAAAGACCGCATGGACTACGCCAGCGACGTCGACGAGCAGGCCGAGAAAGCCGTGATCAAGGAGCTGCGCAAGGCCTACCCGGATGCCGCGTTCCTGGGCGAGGAAGGCGGTGCGCAGGGCACGGGCAACGCGGTGTTCGTGATCGACCCGCTCGACGGCACCAGCAACTTCCTGCACGGTTTTCCGCACTGGTGCGTGTCGATCGCCCTGGTCGAGAACGGCGAGCCGCAGCACGGCGTGATCTTCGACCCGCTGCGCAACGAGCTGTTCACCGCCAGCCGCGGCAGCGGCGCGGTGCTCAACGACAAGCGCATCCGCGTCAGCGAGCGCAAGGACGTGGCCGGTGCACTGCTGATCACCGGCTTCCCGCCGCGCGAGCGCGAACGCGCGCCCGCCCACCTGGAATGCGTGCGCGAACTGCTGCGCAGCGCCGAGGACATCCGCCGCACCGGCTCCGCCGCCCTCGACCTGGCCTACGTGGCCTGCGGCCGCAGCGACGGCTACTTCGAGGCCGGGGTGAAGCCGTGGGACATCGCCGCCGGCGTACTGCTGGTGCGCGAGGCCGGCGGTCGCGTCTGCGATTTCCGCGGCGCCGCCACCGGGCCGATGGACGGCCGCGGCGTGCATGGCCGCCATCTGGTCGCCGGCAACCAGAAGCTCAGCGCGGAATTGCAGAAGGCGATCGTCCAGTCCGGGTACGCCGCCGTCTTCAACTGA
- the secF gene encoding protein translocase subunit SecF, whose amino-acid sequence MKPFNLFPYDSNIDFMRMRWVSLTVALLLMVVALGAMGARGFNFSLDFTGGVGVELRYAKAPDVDKVREQLEAANFNGAQVQNFGAGNDLLVRLQADGKQEGGADKASSIGDAVAKAASLAGNPAEKRSSSVISAQVGKDLALKGIYAVLFVIIGFLGYISLRFEKKFAVAAIITTMHDVLICVGWFALSGHEFDLNVLAGILSVMGFSINDTIVVFDRVRENFRGMRADPVTILNKSVNQTLSRTVITSFVAFLSMLSLYIYGGDSLRGMAEAMIIGIIIGTLSSIFVACPLLTMGLLKVSKQDLLPKARDEEALARRP is encoded by the coding sequence ATGAAACCGTTCAATCTTTTCCCGTACGACAGCAACATCGACTTCATGCGCATGCGCTGGGTGTCGCTGACCGTCGCCCTGTTGCTGATGGTGGTCGCGCTTGGGGCGATGGGCGCGCGTGGTTTCAATTTCTCGCTGGACTTCACCGGTGGCGTCGGCGTTGAGCTGCGCTACGCGAAGGCACCGGATGTCGACAAGGTCCGCGAGCAGCTGGAGGCCGCCAACTTCAACGGCGCGCAAGTGCAGAACTTCGGGGCTGGCAACGACCTGCTGGTGCGCCTGCAGGCCGACGGCAAGCAGGAAGGTGGTGCCGACAAGGCCAGCAGCATCGGCGATGCGGTGGCGAAGGCGGCCTCGCTGGCGGGCAATCCTGCGGAGAAGCGCAGCAGCTCGGTGATCAGCGCGCAGGTCGGCAAGGATCTCGCCCTCAAGGGCATCTATGCCGTGCTGTTCGTGATCATCGGCTTCCTGGGCTACATCTCGTTGCGCTTCGAGAAGAAGTTCGCGGTCGCGGCGATCATCACCACGATGCACGACGTGCTGATCTGCGTGGGCTGGTTCGCGCTGAGCGGCCACGAATTCGACCTCAATGTGCTGGCCGGCATCCTGTCGGTGATGGGCTTCTCGATCAACGACACCATCGTGGTGTTCGACCGCGTCCGCGAGAACTTCCGCGGCATGCGCGCCGACCCGGTGACGATCCTCAACAAGTCGGTCAACCAGACCCTGTCGCGCACGGTGATCACGTCGTTCGTCGCGTTCCTGAGCATGCTCTCGCTGTACATCTACGGCGGCGACTCGCTGCGCGGGATGGCCGAGGCGATGATCATCGGCATCATCATCGGCACCCTGTCCTCGATCTTCGTGGCCTGCCCGCTGCTGACCATGGGCCTGCTGAAGGTGAGCAAGCAGGACCTGCTGCCGAAGGCGCGCGACGAAGAAGCCCTGGCCCGCAGGCCGTAA
- the secD gene encoding protein translocase subunit SecD, which translates to MLEYSRWKYLVILLVLVLSVFYAIPNAFPQDPAVQVTANRGAKVDAAMQQRVEAALKKASVPFKSSAIEKDGNLMLRTADDDAQSRAAEVMRAELGGGYVVALNQASTLPGWMQALGAKSMSLGLDLRGGVYFLMQVDREAALAKRFEATAEDTRVLLRDNQIRYTSVEPASGNSVVASLSPGQDISKVRPLLARDMPTYQINSTDDSITIRIPDAELEKMLTDAVQQNIGTLSNRINELGVAEPIIQRQGADRIAVQLPGVQDTAQAKRILGATATLEYRGVIEGNAIEARDTGNVPPEARIYYRKELGPDGKPLPILLNKRIITSGEQLQSASSFFDSQSGTPAVSVRLNSIGGQRMFEYSSAHVGKSMAVVYIERVPEVRIVDGKEVRSNRTSEQVISVATIQSTLGKDFQTTGLESMKEGADLALLLRAGALAAPMDFVDERTIGPSLGKENIERGLTAVAFSFIFALLFFLVYYRMFGLITCLALLINLLMVFALMSLLGATMSLPGLAGIALTVGMSVDANVLINERIREELRMGLPPQKAIAEGYDRASGTILDANVTAFLAGLAMAAFGTGPLRGFGITTMLGIATSAYTAVSVSRGIATLIYGGRKKLKSVAI; encoded by the coding sequence ATGCTCGAATATTCCCGCTGGAAATACCTTGTCATCCTGCTGGTGCTGGTGCTGAGCGTGTTCTACGCCATACCCAATGCATTCCCGCAGGATCCCGCCGTGCAGGTGACCGCGAATCGCGGTGCGAAGGTCGACGCCGCGATGCAGCAGCGGGTCGAGGCCGCGCTGAAGAAGGCGTCGGTGCCGTTCAAGTCCAGCGCGATCGAGAAAGACGGCAACCTGATGCTCCGGACCGCCGATGACGACGCCCAGTCCAGGGCGGCGGAGGTCATGCGCGCCGAGCTCGGCGGCGGCTACGTGGTCGCGCTCAACCAGGCCTCCACGTTGCCGGGTTGGATGCAAGCGCTTGGCGCCAAGTCGATGTCGCTGGGCCTCGACTTGCGCGGTGGCGTGTATTTCCTGATGCAGGTCGATCGTGAGGCCGCGCTGGCCAAGCGTTTCGAGGCGACTGCCGAAGACACCCGGGTATTGCTGCGCGACAACCAGATCCGCTACACCTCGGTCGAGCCGGCGTCTGGCAACAGCGTGGTCGCCAGCCTGAGTCCCGGGCAGGACATCAGCAAGGTGCGCCCGTTGCTGGCGCGCGACATGCCGACCTACCAGATCAACTCGACCGACGACTCGATCACCATTCGCATCCCGGATGCCGAGCTCGAAAAAATGCTGACCGACGCGGTCCAGCAGAACATCGGCACGTTGAGCAACCGCATCAACGAACTTGGCGTTGCCGAGCCGATCATCCAGCGCCAGGGCGCGGACCGCATCGCGGTGCAACTGCCCGGCGTGCAGGACACCGCCCAGGCCAAGCGCATCCTCGGCGCGACCGCGACCCTGGAATACCGCGGCGTGATCGAAGGCAATGCGATCGAGGCGCGCGACACCGGCAATGTGCCGCCGGAAGCGCGCATCTACTACCGCAAGGAACTCGGTCCTGACGGCAAGCCGCTGCCGATCCTGCTGAACAAGCGGATCATCACCTCCGGCGAGCAGTTGCAGAGTGCCTCGTCGTTCTTCGATTCGCAGTCGGGTACCCCGGCGGTAAGCGTGCGCCTGAACAGCATCGGCGGCCAGCGCATGTTCGAGTACTCGAGCGCGCACGTCGGCAAGTCGATGGCGGTGGTCTACATCGAGCGCGTGCCCGAAGTGAGGATCGTCGACGGCAAGGAAGTGCGGAGCAACCGCACCAGCGAGCAGGTGATCTCGGTTGCCACCATCCAGAGCACGTTGGGCAAGGATTTCCAGACCACCGGCCTGGAGAGCATGAAGGAAGGTGCCGACTTGGCGCTGCTGCTGCGCGCCGGCGCGCTGGCGGCACCCATGGACTTCGTCGACGAACGCACCATCGGTCCGAGCCTGGGCAAGGAAAACATCGAGCGCGGCCTCACCGCAGTGGCGTTCTCCTTCATCTTCGCCTTGCTGTTCTTCCTGGTGTATTACCGCATGTTCGGCCTGATCACCTGCCTGGCGCTGCTGATCAACCTGCTGATGGTGTTCGCGCTGATGTCGCTGCTGGGGGCGACGATGAGCCTGCCGGGCCTGGCGGGCATCGCGTTGACGGTTGGCATGTCGGTGGACGCCAACGTGCTGATCAACGAACGCATCCGCGAGGAGTTGCGGATGGGGCTGCCGCCGCAGAAGGCCATCGCGGAAGGCTACGACCGCGCCTCCGGCACTATCCTGGACGCCAACGTCACCGCGTTCCTGGCTGGGTTGGCGATGGCTGCGTTCGGCACTGGCCCGTTGAGGGGCTTCGGCATCACCACCATGCTTGGCATCGCGACCTCCGCATACACCGCGGTCTCCGTCTCGCGCGGCATTGCCACGCTGATCTACGGCGGGCGCAAGAAGCTCAAGTCCGTGGCCATCTGA
- the yajC gene encoding preprotein translocase subunit YajC, with protein sequence MNPLDFLIPVAHAQAAGAAPAAPSMMSTLLFPILLIVIMYFLMIRPQMKRQKDHRAMLDKLAKGDEVITSGGIAGTVAAIGESFVTVEVANGVQLRVQRAAIANVLPKGTLKSV encoded by the coding sequence ATGAACCCGCTCGATTTCCTGATTCCCGTCGCACATGCCCAGGCCGCCGGCGCCGCTCCCGCCGCGCCCAGCATGATGTCCACCCTGCTGTTCCCGATCCTGCTGATCGTGATCATGTATTTCCTGATGATCCGCCCGCAGATGAAGCGGCAGAAGGACCATCGCGCCATGCTGGACAAGCTGGCCAAGGGCGACGAAGTGATCACCAGCGGCGGCATCGCCGGCACCGTGGCCGCGATCGGCGAGAGCTTCGTGACCGTCGAGGTCGCCAATGGCGTGCAGCTGCGCGTGCAGCGCGCCGCCATCGCCAACGTGCTGCCCAAGGGCACCCTGAAGTCGGTTTGA
- the tgt gene encoding tRNA guanosine(34) transglycosylase Tgt, translating to MSRMDFELLGTDGAARRGRITFPRGNIETPAFMPVGTYGTVKGVLPDQVRDLGAQIILGNTFHLFLRPGLEVIEAHGGLHGFARWDGPILTDSGGFQVFSLAHRRKITEAGVTFAAPTDGSKVFLGPEESMHIQKVLGSDIVMIFDECPPVTVDGAPVDKRVIERSMELSLRWAERSKIAHAGNDAALFGIVQGGVHHDLRSRSAEGLQQIGFDGYAIGGLAVGETEAERNAMLEHTAPQLPVDRPRYLMGVGRPEDLVEAVARGVDMFDCVMPTRNARNGHFFTDAGIVRVRNAQYERDLRPIEEGCDCVACAGGYTRAYLRHLDRCNEMLGSILGTLHNLRHYQRLMARMRDAIGQGTFSAFRESFYAARRP from the coding sequence ATGAGCCGAATGGATTTCGAACTGCTCGGCACCGACGGCGCCGCGCGCCGCGGCCGCATCACCTTCCCGCGCGGAAACATCGAGACCCCGGCGTTCATGCCGGTCGGCACCTACGGCACGGTCAAGGGCGTGTTGCCCGACCAGGTTCGCGACCTCGGTGCGCAGATCATCCTCGGCAACACCTTCCACCTGTTCCTGCGGCCCGGCTTGGAGGTCATCGAGGCACACGGCGGCCTGCACGGCTTCGCCCGCTGGGATGGCCCGATCCTCACCGATTCCGGCGGCTTCCAGGTGTTCTCGCTGGCCCATCGCCGCAAGATCACCGAGGCCGGCGTGACCTTCGCCGCGCCCACCGACGGCAGCAAGGTATTCCTCGGCCCCGAAGAATCCATGCACATCCAGAAGGTGCTGGGCAGCGACATCGTGATGATCTTCGACGAGTGCCCTCCGGTGACGGTGGATGGCGCGCCGGTCGACAAGCGCGTGATCGAGCGTTCGATGGAATTGTCGCTGCGCTGGGCCGAACGCTCGAAGATCGCGCATGCGGGCAACGATGCGGCATTGTTTGGCATCGTCCAGGGCGGTGTGCACCACGACCTGCGGTCGCGCTCGGCCGAAGGCCTGCAGCAGATCGGCTTCGACGGCTATGCGATCGGCGGCCTCGCGGTGGGCGAGACCGAAGCCGAGCGCAACGCGATGCTCGAACACACCGCCCCGCAACTGCCCGTGGATCGCCCGCGCTACCTGATGGGCGTGGGCCGGCCCGAGGACCTGGTGGAGGCGGTGGCGCGCGGGGTGGACATGTTCGACTGCGTGATGCCCACCCGGAACGCGCGCAACGGCCACTTCTTCACCGATGCCGGCATCGTCCGCGTGCGCAACGCCCAGTACGAGCGCGACCTGCGGCCGATCGAGGAGGGCTGCGACTGCGTGGCCTGTGCCGGCGGTTACACCCGCGCCTACCTGCGCCACCTGGACCGCTGCAACGAGATGCTGGGATCGATCCTGGGCACCCTGCACAACCTGCGCCACTACCAGCGCCTGATGGCGCGGATGCGGGATGCCATCGGGCAAGGAACCTTTTCAGCGTTCCGGGAGTCCTTTTACGCGGCCCGGCGGCCCTGA
- the queA gene encoding tRNA preQ1(34) S-adenosylmethionine ribosyltransferase-isomerase QueA: protein MKKSDFHYELPEALIAQAPLPERSASRLLLVPPGDAAFSDVGVRDLPSLLQPGDLLVFNDTRVIPARLFGTKVTGGRVEFLIERLLPGNEARAQLGFSKPPRPGSRITLDAGGEAEVLEREDSFWRLRFHVGESLEQWLQHAGRLPLPPYIQREPGVDDAERYQTVFAREVGAVAAPTAGLHFDDALLDALRERGVQFGHVTLHVGAGTFQPMRVDDLRDHRMHSEWLNVGAELVQQVRRTRAAGGRVIAVGTTVLRALESALVDGELQPFAGETNIFIFPGYRIRSIDALLTNFHLPESTLLMLVSAFAGKARVFAAYEHAVRERYRFFSYGDAMLLFPAQDQT from the coding sequence TTGCCGGAGGCGCTGATCGCGCAGGCACCGCTGCCGGAGCGCTCCGCCAGTCGCCTGCTGCTGGTGCCGCCGGGCGATGCGGCTTTTTCCGACGTCGGCGTGCGCGATCTGCCATCGCTGCTGCAGCCCGGCGACCTGCTGGTGTTCAACGACACCCGGGTGATCCCGGCGCGACTGTTCGGCACCAAGGTGACCGGCGGCCGCGTCGAGTTCCTCATCGAACGCCTGCTGCCCGGCAACGAGGCGCGTGCGCAACTCGGTTTCAGCAAGCCGCCACGACCCGGCAGCCGCATAACGCTGGACGCGGGCGGCGAAGCGGAAGTGCTGGAGCGCGAGGACAGTTTCTGGCGGCTGCGCTTCCATGTGGGCGAGTCACTGGAGCAGTGGCTGCAGCACGCGGGCCGGCTGCCGTTGCCGCCCTACATCCAGCGCGAACCGGGCGTGGACGATGCCGAGCGCTACCAGACCGTGTTCGCCCGCGAGGTCGGCGCGGTCGCCGCGCCCACCGCCGGCCTGCATTTCGACGACGCGCTGCTGGATGCCTTGCGCGAACGCGGTGTGCAGTTCGGCCACGTCACCCTGCATGTCGGCGCCGGCACCTTCCAGCCGATGCGGGTCGACGACCTCCGCGACCACCGCATGCACAGCGAGTGGTTGAATGTCGGCGCGGAACTGGTGCAGCAGGTGCGCCGCACACGCGCTGCGGGCGGCCGCGTCATCGCGGTCGGCACTACGGTGCTGCGCGCACTGGAGAGTGCGCTGGTCGATGGCGAACTGCAGCCGTTTGCCGGCGAGACCAACATCTTCATTTTTCCCGGCTATCGCATCCGCAGCATCGATGCGCTGCTGACCAACTTCCACCTGCCGGAAAGCACGCTGCTGATGCTGGTGTCCGCGTTCGCCGGCAAGGCACGCGTGTTCGCCGCCTACGAGCACGCGGTGCGCGAGCGCTATCGTTTCTTCAGCTATGGCGATGCGATGTTGTTGTTCCCGGCGCAGGATCAGACATGA